The Raphanus sativus cultivar WK10039 chromosome 6, ASM80110v3, whole genome shotgun sequence sequence CtgaaaaaaaaggagagaaatTTGAAACGAGGAAATCAATTAGAATGTCATAAACACAAATCTCAAATCCCTCAGAATTAACATAGTAGAGCTGCAAAAAAACTTCAACTttaactaaagaaaaaaaatgttaatgcAAACCGAACAAGGAACAACATCCAAAGTCAAGTATGCAAACTCCacgttttaaaaaaagaaactttttcTGAATAAGCAAAGAGTCAATCTAAGAAAAGCTTGCATCATATTATCGCAAGTAACAAGTAATGTCCAAAGTCAAGTAGATAACTCAAAGTTGTAAACCAATGAGAATGACAGACATGTCAAATTCCTCCTAAATAAGCAGAGTCTAAGAAAAGAGTCAAACTTCACTCTGAGAGAAGAATCAAAAACAAACTGAAACAAGGGAGACCCAGAGTCAAAGTAGGCAGCTACATATTTAAAACCAATGACACCCTCTAACAGCTGCAGAATATTTGTAACTCAATAAGCACAAAGGTGTAAGTAGCAATACAAACGCAGTCTGAGTCAGAACTATCCCTAAAGAATCAAACTAGTTTTCTATTGCAGGCTCTAATATAATCAGTGGTCTGGTGCAGTAGCAACAGTGACAACAATCTGCCATGGCTGAATCTATTCAACTCCAGCTAACAAATGCAACAGTCAAATCTTTAATTCTTTCCTAAAAGCCTGAACCAGAGAGATCAATCACTATGCAAAACCACATAGTTCATATGCTTATGGAAACTCAGTTAGCAGAgcgaaacaagaaaaaaaaaatgttgtcaaCTTACAGTGATTCTTCCTTCAATCCTCAAATCTTTCTGCTCAAAGAGCCAAATCTGGATCCTCGCTTTCTGCATCAATCATATAGGGAAAGACGAATCAGAATAACCTAAAATCACGAgaatcaagagagagagagagataaaaaagGAGCTTACGCTTTGAAGAAACCTAAAAATCAAGTTCTGGTTGCCGCCGCGAAACcaccggaaaaaaaaaacaaagcaaaaactCAATAAAGAAtaacagagagagaaagagaaagcaaCAGAGAGAAGATGCATTACGATAGGTTGGGTCATAATCCTTTGAACTTTGGTGCTCGCCATTGCTCCCGACTCTCTCAATTCTCTCTCAATCTTCCCAActctttaaaccctaaatcaacaccaaagacagagagagagagagagatacgcTGTTTAtaacacttttttttaattaaattttccGTTTTTTTACTCCTAGCATCTCTGTAACTTTCGGCCCATACAAAATAACACGCTTATTGGGCCAACAATTCaaatcttcttctcctttttttctcttttattattttttgccgATTTGCAAAATTCTTTTCTTGtcttattttaaattgaatCTATCTTTGCAAAGATCTCATCGAGatgagttctttttttttctttttttcgtaAAGAATCTCATCAAGTTCAGTATGAAAAACcgtttggttttggtttcgAATAGGGTCTCTTAATGAGTTTTgattcaaataaattttacacCAAGTTTTGTAATGgtgtaaaatttatttgaatcTAAACTCATCTGAGGTTGGGATGATAATAttttggattcaaatcatttttgtAACTGggatcaaaataaaaataaaattaagtatttatttagatttaaatataaatataaattcttatttttagatattattcATGTTTATTCTTTTGGAGTTTTTTCGGATTGGGATGATACTTGTTATTCAAAATACCATCATACGCGAAAAATACATGTTTGGATCTGAAGGGGAAAAAAACTATGAGAGGCGCTAGGGCTTTTGAGATTGGCGACGTTAGGGTTTTGGAGGCAGGACATCGAGATGCGGCCATGATGGATGTGGGGGATGGAGCAAGACCACCGGGAGACCCGCCAGATACAGGGACTTCGTGGGTATCCAAGGTAGTGGGAACGAGCGAGGGAGGTATGCCGATTCCGGAGAATTTGATTGACGATGATTTTGTGACGGAGAGGCTTCGAGTGGAGTTTCCTAATGGAGAGGATGGTGAACCGTCTATCACAATTGACACAGAGGTGTTAGAAGCGATGAATGGGATGTGGAAGCAGTGCATGATCGTTAGAGTACTGGGAAAGAGTGTGGCAATCTCTGCCTTGAGCAGGAAGTTACGAGAGCTATGGAAACCAAAGGGAGCAATGTACGTGATGGATTTGCCCCGACAGTTCTTCATGGTCCGTTTTGAGAAGGAGGATGAATACTTGGCGCTGACAGGAGGTCCATGGAGAGTTTTTGGTAGTTACCTCATGGTGCGGGTTTGGTCGTCGGAGTTTGATCCTTTAAAAGATGATATTGCTACAACGCCTGTCTGGGTTAGACTAACGAATATTCCAGTGAACCTCTATCACCGTTCGATTCTTATGGGGATTGCGAAAGGTTTGGGAGCCTGTTCGTGTAGACATGACCACGCTGAAGTTTGAGAGGGCAAGATTTGCAAAAGTTTGTGTCGAAGTCAACTTAGCAAAGCCATTGAAGGGGACAGTACTAATAAATGGCGAGAGATACTTTGTAGCATATGAAGGGCTATCTGATATATGTTCTAAATGTGGACTATACAGACATTTGGTCCATGCGTGTCCAAGAACAATCGCGGAGAGAGTGGCTAACATGGTAATACAGACGGAGATGTCACCGCCGTCTAAAGTAGCGCCTAAACAAACCACGCCAATGCAAGATGATGGTTTTACCCAAGTAAGAGGAGcgagaagagaaacaaaaacattgAGGCTAGTGAGTTTGGTGACAGGAGAAGCAAGGGAGGTAGCTAAGTGGAACCCGCGAGAGATTCCTAACGCTAAGGAAACTAATAACATTGCACTAGCAAACAAGTATGGTAGTCTTGAGATGAATACAAATGTAGATGGATCAAAGGAGGATATGGTTACTGGTGAAGGGAATAAGGAGAACCAGGACAAGAATATCCAGAACATGAAGGAAAAGATCTTACCGCAAGAGAAGGAAGGGTTGATCTTTAGCGGGAAAGCTAGTGTTCCCACTAGTTCGAAAGGAGGGAATCAGGAGAAGTGGGCCACAAATAAAAAAGTGATTGAGGGAAGTAGAGGGAAGCCCAAAAAAGTGAACAATAGGCCCGTTCGAGGCTTGGTGTTTGGTCCAACGAAGGGAGAAATCAGTTTATCGGAATCTGGAAAAAGACTGAGAGTGGAACATACTAATGCAGGGAGATCTGGTGGAGTGTTCAGTGATAGCGTGGAGAAGGTTCAGACTAGGTCTACAACTCTGCTATTACGAGATGCAGAGGTGGAGAATCCCATGGATAGTACTATCAGCGAGGAGGAACAGAGAGTGGCTGATACACAGACGAGTTTGCAAGGGGATGGAAGGGTCTTGTCCCTTGCATAACAGGGTGCCCCGGTAGTTCATATATTTCTCGACAGATTTATGATGATGAAGTGCTTATTCTGGAATTGCCGGGGGGTAAATAAACCCAATTTCAGACGTTCTATTCGGTATATCTTAAAGAAATTTGACACTGATGTTCTTGCGCTATTCGAAACTCATGCGGGTGGAGAAAAAGCGAGGAAGATATGCCAGAATTTGGGATTTGAGATTCTTTTCGGGTAGACGCCACTGGTCAAAGTGGTGGAATTTGGCTCGTATGGAGAGATCAAGCTGGAGCGATCACGATTTTGGAATCGTCGGATCAGTTTGTTCATGCTAGAGTGGTGATTGGGACGGAGATCATTCATCTCATCGCCGTTTACGCTGCACCTACAGTCAGTCGTCGTAGTGGACTTTGAGGGCAGCTTAAAAGAGTTTTGGAAAACATCGATGAACCGGTGTTGGTTGGTGGGGACTTTAATACTATCTTGAGGCTGGATGAGAGGACTGGGGGAAATGGTAGACTCTCACCAGATTCTCTGGCTTTTGGGGAATGGATCAATGAGCTAGCACTGGTGGACATGGGATTTAGAGGAAATACTTTCACTTGGAAGAGAGGGAAAGAGTCACAGAACTTTGTGGCGAAGCGTTTGGACAGGGTTCTATCTAATGCAAAGGCGCGGATAAGGTGGCAGGAGGCGGTGATCTCACATCTCCTGTTCCTAGCATCAGATCACGCACCTCTCTGTCTGCAACTAGAACCCGAGCAGAGAGGGAACCCGAAGAGGAGACCTTTTAGATTTGAGGCCGCGTGGCTCAAACACGAAGGTTTTAAAGAGCTTCTCTCGACATCTTGGAATGGTGGACTGAGTACTCCGGAGGCACTGGTATCTTTGAAAGCCaaacttaaaaaatgaaacaaggAGATATTTGGAGATGTTACTCAACGTAAAGAGAAGCTTATGGGAGAGATTAAAGAGATTCAGGAGCAGTTGGAGAGAAATCCAGATGATGATTTAATCTTGAGGGAGACGTCTCTGCAAAAAGAGTTTGACGTGTTTCTGGAACAAGAAGAGGTACTATGGTATCAGAAATCGCGTGACAAATGGATAGTTCTTGGGGACAGGAATACAAAGTACTGCCACACAAGTACAATAGTCAGGCGGAGGAGAAATAAGTTGAGATGCTCAAGGATGAGAATGGCCGTTGGGTAGATCATTCGGAGGAGCTAGAGAAACTAGCAATAAATTACTACAAGAGATTGTATTCGACTGAGGATCTCAATCTTGACACAGAGAAGCTTCCTCCGCAAGGATTCACTGCACTTACAAGGGATGAGTTGGTGAACTTGAATAAACCGTTCTCGGAAGTAGATGTTGAGAAGTCTGTGAGATCGATGGGTAAATACAAGGCCCAGGGCCGGATGGCTACCAACCTATCTTCTATCAAGAGTCCTGGGACGTGGTGGGAGAATCTGTAACTCGGTTTGGGCTGCAGTTCTTTGAAACAGGTGTTCTCGCCGAGGGCATGAATGATGCAATGCTTGTTCTTATACCGAAGGTACTCAAACCAGAAAGAATCATGCAGTTTCGGCCTATAAGCCTATGCAATGTTCTTTTCAAGATTATAACGAAGGCAATGGTACTGAGGCTAAAGAGTCTGATGCCTAAGCTTATAGGACCTGCGCGAGCAAGTTTTATCTTTGGTCGCCTGAGTCATGATAACATTGTTATTCTTCAAGAAGCGGTCCACTCAATGAGGAGGAAGAAAGGGCGAAGAGACTGGATGCTTCTTAAGTTAGATCTTGAGAAAGCTTATGATAGAATCAGGTGGGACTTCTTAGAGGATACTCTCTATGCAGCAAACTTACCTCAGATTTGGATCAAATGGATTATGGAATGTGTTACAAATCCTGGAATGAGCTTATTGTGGAATGGAGAACGTACAGAAGCATTTACGCCTCAGCTTGGACTCCGCCAAGGTGATCCCCTGTCCCCATACCTATTTGTGTTATGCATGGAGAGACTGAGCCATCAGATTGAATTCTCAGTAGCCAACAAGGAGTGGAAGCCAATCAGTTTATCTAGAGGTGGACCATCATTATCAGATGTTTGTTTCGCGGACGATCTGATTCTATTTGCAGAGGCTTCGATATCGCATATTAGAGTAATACGCAAGGTTCTTGAGAGGTTTTGTGAGGCTTCGGGGCAGAAGGTTAGCCTGGAGAGATCTGTAATCTTTTTCTCTGAGAACATTCATCGAGACCTAGCGAACTCAATAAGCAGTGAAAGCGGCATAAAAGGGACTAAGGAGTTGGGAAAGTATCTGGGTATGCCAGTTTTGCAGAAAAGAATTAATAAAGAGACGTTTGGGGAAGTGGTTGAGAGAGTCTCAGCTAAACTAGCTGGATGGAAGAGTAGATTTTTGAGTTTAGCAGGAAGGATAACACTCACGAAGTCTGTTATCTCGTCTATTCCGGTCCATACGATGAACACTATAATGCTACCGATGTCGACCTTGAACCAACTGGATAAGATCGCTAGAGCTTTCATCTGGGGGAGCAGTGAAGGCAATAGAAAGCAACACTTGGTATCTTGGAATAAAGTTTGCAAACCTAAAGGAGAAGGGGGACTTGGTATTAGGTTGGCGAAGGAAATGAATATTGCTTTATTAGCAAAGCTTGGATGGAGATTGCTAAACACCGAGGATGCCTTGTGGGTCAAGATTCTGCGGCGAAAATTTAGAGTGGGTGAGTTATATGATTCAACATTGTTGACAGCTCGGGGGACTTGGTCGCCGACTTGGAGAAGCATAGTGGTGGGGATCCGAGATGTGATCGTTCCGAGAACACGTTGGATCCTAGGTGATGGTCGCAGGGTCCGCTTTTGGAAGGATAACTGATTGCTGAATGAACCCCTACATACGTTAAGTATGGTGCAAATACCGGAGCCGTTATTAGAGGCAAGAGCTTGTGATTTATGGCAACATGGAACTGGTTGGATACTTCAAGTCATCGAACCATATATGTCAACATACGACCGGTTGAGATTGGCTGCATTAGTAATTGATGATGTTACTGGTGCCCGAGATAGGATGTCGTGGGGAGAGAGCCAAAATGGACTGTTCTCGGTTAAGTCTGCATATGCTTTCTTGACTAGAGATACAACCCCGAGACCGAATATGGAAGCGTTGTATTGTCAGGTATGGCGCCTAGTTGCCCCAGAACGAGTTCGTGTTTTCCTATGGTTGGTTTCCTATCAAGTTATCATGACAAATATGGAACGGAAGCGGAGACATGACCTGAGTGACAATGGCGTCTGCAGTCTGTGTAAGAACGGAGACGAAACTATTCTCCATGTGCTTCGTGATTGCCCGGCTGCTGCGGGCTTATGGAAGAAAATCGTTATCCTGAGTAAGCAACATCGTTTCTTCAACCTTACTCTTCTGGAATGGCTTTATGAGAACCTAGCAAGAGACAGGTTAGGAAACGGGGGCCACTGGCCAACAACCTTTGCGATGACTGTGTGGTGGTGCTGGAAATGGAGATGTCAGTATGTCTTTGGTGAGACAGGGAAGTGTCGTGATAGAGTGAAGTTCGTTATAGACAAAGCCAGTGAAGTGGTGGAAGCAAATCAAAATCTGAGGGAGCGATCG is a genomic window containing:
- the LOC108809337 gene encoding uncharacterized protein LOC108809337 isoform X2, yielding MASTKVQRIMTQPINLIFRFLQSKARIQIWLFEQKDLRIEGRITGFDEYMNLVLDEAEEVSIKKNTRKQLGRILLKGDNITLMMNTGK
- the LOC108809337 gene encoding uncharacterized protein LOC108809337 isoform X1: MASTKVQRIMTQPIWFRGGNQNLIFRFLQSKARIQIWLFEQKDLRIEGRITGFDEYMNLVLDEAEEVSIKKNTRKQLGRILLKGDNITLMMNTGK